The genomic window TTGCGTGGTGTCCGTGCTTTCTGGATCTATGTGATGATGGATTATTGGGGAAATATTCCTTTGCTGACGGAGTTCCACCCTACGGATAAAGTATTCCCGGGGAATTCTTCCCGTCAGGAAGTATTTGATTGGTTGATTCAGGAAGTAGAGGAAATCAAGGATATCTGTCCTCCGGCTACAACTGAGAATTATGGTTCATTTACGCAGGGTGCCGCTTATTCATTGTTGGCAAAACTGTATCTGAACGCTGAGGCTTGGGGGGTTACGTTCTCCGGTAACGCTTATCAGAAAGTTATCGATAACTGTGATAAGGTGATGGCTATGGGATATATCTTAGAGCCTAATTGGAAAGACAACTTCTCCGTGACAAATGAGAATTCAAAGGAGGCTATCTTGGCCGCTACGTTCTCTAGCAGTGATACGGGTAATGATGGAAACGTGAAGAATGAGTTGCACAATAATACGTTGCATTATAAAGATTATCTGTCTTTGGGTATTACCGCTAGTGGTACTTGGAATGGTATTTGCGCTCAACCGGAGTATGTACGTTTGTTCGATGAGGAAGACGCTCGCTTGGACGGTACGTTCTTGACTGGCTTGATGATAGACAAATCAACAGGCAAGCCGATTATGACCGATCATAACAACGAATTGAACCATACGATCGATGTGAACATGATTCCGGGCATGGAATATGATGGAACCAATTGGAGTGCCGTGGAACAGCATGATGGAGCTCGTTGCTTCAAGTGGGAGTTCGCTTCGGATTTGACAAGTTCTATGGGAAATGATTTCCATATTTTCCGTTTGGCGGATATCTATTTAATGAAAGCTGAAGCTTTGTTACGCGGAGGGGGAAGTGTTAGTGAAGCTACCGCTTTGGTGAATACGATTCGTGAGAGAGGATATGGCAATAGCGACCATAATTATGCGACTGTAACTTTGAAGGAAGTACAATTGGAACGTCGTTTGGAATTAGCGTGGGAGGTTTATTCCCGTCAGGATGATATCCGTTTCGGATGTTTCACTACAGGAATGTGGCCGCAATCTAATTGTGAGCGTAAAGCTGATGACTACTTGAAGTTGTTACCTGTATCGCAGGATGCTTGGCAGGTGAATCCGAACTTAAAACAGAATCCGGGTTATGCGGCATTCTCAAAATAAAAGAATCGGATAACTAAGAATAATTTAGGCCATCTCTTACTGTAAGGGATGGCCTTTTTATTGATTTACCATTCACTGTATAACTCCGCTTTTTTGTATACCTTTGCGCCATGAACAAACAAGCGCTACTTTTTTATCCGTTATTAGGGGTGGTTCTTTTGGGGCTTTTTGTTGGGGGGCTGGCGTATGGGGCCGTACCGATTCCTTTGGATCACGTGATGGATATTTTGCTGGGGAAGGGATCTGATAAGATCGCATGGCAGAATATCGTGTTGCAATCTCGTTTGCCTCAGGCTATAACCGCATTATTGGCGGGGGCTTCCTTGGCTACCAGCGGGTTGCTATTACAGACATTGTTCCGGAATCCGTTGGCGGGACCTTCCATATTGGGCATTAGTGATGGCGCTAATCTTGGAGTAGCCGCTATCATGCTCTATTTCGGTGGTACGTTGGGGCAGTTCACGGATTGGCCGATCAGCGGATATATGGCGGTAATCCTCGCGGCCTTTGTGGGGGCTTGCGTGATACTGGGACTGATTATCTATTTTTCGGCAAAAGTGAAGAATAATGTCATGCTTCTGATTATCGGAATCATGATTGGCTATCTAGCTTCTTCGGTTATTTCTATCTTGAATTATTATTCATCTACAGACCGGGTACATGCGTTCGTGATGTGGGGGCTTGGTAATTTTTCCGGTGTATCCTTGGAACAATTACCATTCTTTGGAACTTGTGCGTTAATCGGGCTGTTATTAGCGATCTTGCTGATCAAGCCTTTGAATGCCTTATTATTGGGAGAAATGTATGCCGCTAATTTAGGTATCCGGATCAAACGAACACGGATTGCGATTCTTTTGTGTACGGGAGTATTAACGGCTACAACTACTGCTTTTTGCGGCCCCATTTCCTTTGTCGGATTAGCAGTTCCACATATCGCCCGGTTGATGTTAGGCTCTTCCAATCATAAGATGTTGGTGCCAGTTACAATGCTGACAGGTTCCTGCGTTGCTCTTCTATGTAATATGCTGATGGTGGTACCGGGCAGTAATACGATCCTGCCATTGAATGCCGTTACCCCTATGCTTGGGGCGCCTGTTATTATTTACGTAATCGTGAACCGGAAAAATATTCAATATTTTAATTAGTGGCTATGGAACGGATCCCTGTGATAAAGACAAGTGATTTAAGTATTGGGTATATATTGAAAGGCGGACAGAAAAAGCGCGTGCATGATGCGTTGGATCTGAATCTATATCCGGGTGAAGTGACCTGTCTTCTCGGATTAAATGGAGCGGGAAAGTCTACCTTATTGAGGACATTATGTGGTTTTCAACCTCCTCTGGGAGGAGAAATCGAGCTAATGGGGAAGCCGCTGAATTCTTATTCACAAGGTAATTTCTCACGGCTGGTGGGAGTTGTCTTGACAGAGAAGACAAATGCCGGTGGAATAACGGTTTACGAGTTGGTCTCTTTAGGAAGACATCCCTATACCGGCTTTTTCGGACAATTAAGGCAGGAAGATCGCAGGATTATCGAGGAATCGCTTGCTGCCGCCGGTATCGCTCATAAGGCTTATAATTATGTGTCGGAACTTAGTGATGGCGAGCGTCAGAAAGCCATGATCGCCAAAGCGCTGGCACAGCAATGCCCCATCATATTGTTGGATGAGCCGACGGCCTTTTTAGATGTGACAAGTCGGATAGAGACTATGGTCTTGTTACATACTTTAGCGGTAGAGCAACAAAAAGCGATTCTGCTATCGACGCATGATCTTGATTTGGCGATCCAGCTGGGGGATTGCCTGTGGCTGCAAGAGAAAAAACGTCCGATGGCTTGCGGAACGCCGGAAGACCTGATTATGGGAGGAGCGTTTGAGACGTTCTTCAGTAAGGAAGGAATCGTGTTTGATCCGAATACCGGGAAATTGAATACGGTAGCTCCAGCAAAGCTTATTGGGGTTGCGGGGGATTTTATGACTTCTTATTGGGTTGGGAATGCCTTGATCCGGAATGGCTTTAAGCCCTCGTCGGTTAGCGAGGATTATATAAGTGTTTATTGTAATGCTCCGGATAGCCTGCGTATTCAGTTCCCTGCGGAAGAGGGCACGAGAATCGTAGGAAGTGTGGCGGAGATGATCTCAATCATAATTCATAAATCATAAGTTATATATGTCAAATGAGATTACATGGCGGCTGGAAAATGAGAATATAGGCCGTTTGTTGGTACATTACGCAATTCCCGCCGTTATCGGGACCATGGTTAATGCTCTTTATAATATA from Parabacteroides distasonis ATCC 8503 includes these protein-coding regions:
- a CDS encoding RagB/SusD family nutrient uptake outer membrane protein, whose translation is MKRKTILSFITGLFLLGGLSSCMDLDETVYDKLPADDFGQSTAELNALIGNSHNTMKKFWTEYMHLSECSGSMAVTPTRRGGDWYDGGQYREIYMHTWTSQTSRVKSAWKAATEAIGTCNEAIRKLQNSEILTEEEKAQDVADLRGVRAFWIYVMMDYWGNIPLLTEFHPTDKVFPGNSSRQEVFDWLIQEVEEIKDICPPATTENYGSFTQGAAYSLLAKLYLNAEAWGVTFSGNAYQKVIDNCDKVMAMGYILEPNWKDNFSVTNENSKEAILAATFSSSDTGNDGNVKNELHNNTLHYKDYLSLGITASGTWNGICAQPEYVRLFDEEDARLDGTFLTGLMIDKSTGKPIMTDHNNELNHTIDVNMIPGMEYDGTNWSAVEQHDGARCFKWEFASDLTSSMGNDFHIFRLADIYLMKAEALLRGGGSVSEATALVNTIRERGYGNSDHNYATVTLKEVQLERRLELAWEVYSRQDDIRFGCFTTGMWPQSNCERKADDYLKLLPVSQDAWQVNPNLKQNPGYAAFSK
- a CDS encoding iron ABC transporter permease, which encodes MNKQALLFYPLLGVVLLGLFVGGLAYGAVPIPLDHVMDILLGKGSDKIAWQNIVLQSRLPQAITALLAGASLATSGLLLQTLFRNPLAGPSILGISDGANLGVAAIMLYFGGTLGQFTDWPISGYMAVILAAFVGACVILGLIIYFSAKVKNNVMLLIIGIMIGYLASSVISILNYYSSTDRVHAFVMWGLGNFSGVSLEQLPFFGTCALIGLLLAILLIKPLNALLLGEMYAANLGIRIKRTRIAILLCTGVLTATTTAFCGPISFVGLAVPHIARLMLGSSNHKMLVPVTMLTGSCVALLCNMLMVVPGSNTILPLNAVTPMLGAPVIIYVIVNRKNIQYFN
- a CDS encoding ABC transporter ATP-binding protein, whose translation is MERIPVIKTSDLSIGYILKGGQKKRVHDALDLNLYPGEVTCLLGLNGAGKSTLLRTLCGFQPPLGGEIELMGKPLNSYSQGNFSRLVGVVLTEKTNAGGITVYELVSLGRHPYTGFFGQLRQEDRRIIEESLAAAGIAHKAYNYVSELSDGERQKAMIAKALAQQCPIILLDEPTAFLDVTSRIETMVLLHTLAVEQQKAILLSTHDLDLAIQLGDCLWLQEKKRPMACGTPEDLIMGGAFETFFSKEGIVFDPNTGKLNTVAPAKLIGVAGDFMTSYWVGNALIRNGFKPSSVSEDYISVYCNAPDSLRIQFPAEEGTRIVGSVAEMISIIIHKS